In the Helianthus annuus cultivar XRQ/B chromosome 11, HanXRQr2.0-SUNRISE, whole genome shotgun sequence genome, one interval contains:
- the LOC110919098 gene encoding uncharacterized protein LOC110919098 yields the protein MNLNLLCCSLCSRGPDSHEHLFYECDVAKHIWYGVRDRAGIGAIQNTWSDIFEYLVSIANSKKAINVIAKLVVGATVYFVWEERNRRLFTPKRRTKEQIIEVVFSTVRMKLHTMRFQNSVHTARVLQDWSLPRGLLVADDDCG from the coding sequence ATGAATCTTAACCTGTTATGTTGCTCGTTGTGTTCAAGGGGTCCTGACTCACATGAGCACTTGTTTTATGAGTGTGACGTTGCCAAGCATATTTGGTATGGTGTTCGAGATAGAGCTGGTATAGGTGCTATTCAGAATACATGGAGTGATATCTTTGAGTATCTGGTAAGTATAGCTAACTCTAAAAAGGCTATAAATGTCATTGCGAAGTTGGTAGTTGGTGCAACAGTCTACTTTGTGTGGGAGGAACGAAATAGAAGACTATTCACACCAAAACGGAGAACTAAAGAACAGATTATAGAGGTCGTGTTTTCTACGGTTCGAATGAAGCTCCACACTATGAGGTTTCAGAATTCTGTCCACACGGCTCGTGTTTTGCAGGATTGGAGTTTACCCCGTGGGTTGCTAGTAGCGGATGATGACTGTGGTTGA